A window of Hymenobacter aerilatus contains these coding sequences:
- a CDS encoding DUF4272 domain-containing protein, with amino-acid sequence MQEEFQEQTKLLSEAQVIALGGRINDWLPYLDQPALRDIEEVKGRMSVLNALINISFEAPIAVIREWIQRHGLEVFLSAEEEELLTKDNDDLAQQELINLRWSLESLWAMMWATGMIDDLSPTEWVGDHMASLLPNLEQGEDNQKLAQLQSLRPPEKLYQMLDFHYRLHWYCVDERLHGREAVVQEGIVYERRKALEWIFNRAADWDDVEMST; translated from the coding sequence ATGCAAGAAGAATTTCAGGAGCAAACCAAATTGCTTTCAGAAGCACAGGTAATAGCCTTAGGCGGGCGCATCAACGATTGGCTACCATACCTAGACCAGCCAGCGCTGCGCGACATAGAGGAGGTGAAAGGCCGCATGAGTGTGCTGAATGCACTCATTAACATCTCCTTTGAAGCACCTATCGCCGTTATTCGGGAGTGGATACAAAGGCACGGGTTGGAAGTATTCCTTTCGGCTGAGGAAGAAGAACTGTTAACAAAAGATAACGACGATCTGGCCCAGCAAGAACTCATCAATCTACGCTGGAGCCTGGAAAGTCTGTGGGCCATGATGTGGGCCACTGGGATGATTGACGACCTTTCGCCAACCGAGTGGGTAGGCGACCATATGGCCTCCTTGCTGCCGAACTTGGAACAGGGAGAGGATAACCAAAAGCTGGCGCAACTGCAATCATTACGGCCCCCAGAGAAACTCTACCAGATGCTGGATTTTCATTACCGCTTGCATTGGTACTGCGTGGACGAGCGGCTGCACGGCCGCGAGGCAGTGGTGCAGGAAGGTATCGTATACGAACGGCGTAAAGCCCTTGAATGGATATTCAACCGGGCAGCCGACTGGGATGATGTAGAAATGAGCACGTAG
- a CDS encoding sugar phosphate nucleotidyltransferase gives MKAVIPVAGIGSRLRPHTHTQPKSLVPVAGTPILGHIIDRVVAAGVEEFVFVIGYLGEKIKHYVRRYHPELRAEFVVQDPREGIAHALWLAREQFRHDTDGVLILLGDTIVDVDLKAILQDPGSVLAVQEVKTPSMFGLVETGPGGRVLKVVEKPRIPKSNYAMVGLYKLAHPEVLAVALERLIDENLRTYDEFQLTDALMLMIQQGEEMTTATVDSWFDCGRKDTLLEANARLLRRPDAMRRREYPEFANTIIIPPVSIGKDCQISNSIIGPNVAIGDKTIIQHTVLSDSIIGSYSELRQAVMHDCIVGSDSSFRGVNHSLNIGDNTEIDYS, from the coding sequence ATGAAAGCCGTAATTCCTGTTGCTGGTATTGGTTCGCGCCTTCGTCCGCACACGCACACGCAGCCTAAGTCGCTGGTGCCGGTGGCCGGTACGCCCATTTTAGGGCATATTATTGACCGGGTAGTGGCCGCGGGCGTCGAAGAGTTTGTGTTTGTAATTGGCTACTTGGGCGAGAAAATCAAGCACTATGTGCGCCGCTACCACCCCGAGTTGCGCGCCGAGTTTGTGGTGCAAGACCCCCGCGAGGGCATTGCCCACGCTCTGTGGCTGGCCCGCGAGCAGTTCCGCCACGACACTGACGGCGTGCTGATCCTGCTCGGCGACACCATTGTAGACGTCGACCTGAAAGCCATTCTGCAAGACCCTGGCTCGGTGCTGGCCGTGCAGGAGGTGAAAACGCCCTCTATGTTTGGTCTGGTGGAAACCGGTCCTGGCGGCCGCGTGCTGAAGGTGGTAGAAAAGCCCCGTATCCCCAAGTCGAACTACGCCATGGTAGGGCTCTATAAGCTGGCCCATCCCGAGGTGCTGGCCGTGGCCCTGGAGCGCCTGATCGACGAAAACCTGCGTACTTACGACGAGTTTCAGCTCACGGATGCGCTGATGCTGATGATTCAGCAGGGCGAGGAGATGACGACTGCTACGGTAGACAGCTGGTTTGACTGCGGCCGCAAAGACACCCTGCTCGAAGCCAACGCCCGTCTGCTGCGTCGTCCCGATGCCATGCGCCGCCGCGAGTACCCCGAGTTTGCCAATACCATCATCATCCCGCCCGTTAGCATCGGTAAGGACTGTCAGATTTCCAATTCCATCATTGGCCCCAACGTGGCCATCGGCGACAAAACCATCATTCAGCACACCGTCCTCAGCGACTCCATTATTGGGTCATACAGCGAGCTACGCCAAGCCGTCATGCACGACTGCATCGTGGGCAGCGACTCGTCGTTTCGGGGCGTGAACCATAGTTTGAACATTGGGGACAATACGGAGATTGACTACAGTTAG
- a CDS encoding LemA family protein, protein MKRLLIYLFGLVVLLSQSSCGYNSMVEKDQAVKTQWAQVQNSYQRRADLIPNLVNTVKGAANFEKSTLTDVVNARAKATSVQVSADNLTPEKLKQFQEAQSQVSAGLGRLLAVSENYPDLKANANFQELQAQIEGTENRINVERNKFNTVTQDYNTYIRSFPQNLFAGLFKFSEKPYFEADAASQKAPTVQF, encoded by the coding sequence ATGAAACGCCTTTTAATTTACCTCTTCGGCCTGGTGGTGCTGCTCTCGCAGTCGTCGTGCGGCTACAATAGCATGGTTGAGAAAGACCAGGCTGTGAAAACACAATGGGCGCAAGTGCAGAACAGCTACCAACGCCGCGCCGACCTAATTCCTAACCTGGTAAACACCGTAAAAGGTGCTGCTAACTTTGAAAAATCAACTCTGACCGACGTAGTAAACGCCCGTGCCAAGGCTACTAGCGTGCAAGTGTCAGCTGATAATCTCACACCTGAGAAGCTGAAGCAATTCCAGGAAGCCCAGAGCCAAGTAAGTGCCGGGTTAGGTAGGCTGCTTGCAGTATCAGAAAACTACCCCGATTTAAAAGCTAATGCCAACTTTCAGGAATTGCAGGCGCAGATTGAGGGTACTGAAAACCGCATCAATGTGGAGCGCAACAAGTTTAATACAGTAACCCAGGACTATAACACCTACATCCGCTCTTTCCCGCAGAACCTGTTTGCAGGGCTGTTTAAGTTCAGCGAAAAACCGTATTTCGAAGCTGACGCTGCTTCGCAAAAAGCGCCTACCGTACAATTTTAG
- a CDS encoding TPM domain-containing protein, with protein sequence MTTPLTAEQEASLIAAIQQAERTTSGEIRVHLEDTCPTPEPLDRAAQVFAELGMHKTAQRNGVLFYLAWKTRQFAVIGDAGINATVPDDFWETTKEAVLEQFRGKHLAAGLARGIQLVGEQLHRYFPYDAATDQNELDDSISYGSSTSPPHA encoded by the coding sequence ATGACCACCCCACTCACCGCGGAGCAGGAAGCCAGCCTGATTGCCGCCATTCAGCAGGCCGAGCGCACCACCTCGGGCGAAATCCGGGTACATCTAGAAGACACCTGCCCTACCCCCGAGCCGCTTGATAGGGCCGCGCAGGTGTTTGCCGAACTGGGCATGCACAAAACGGCTCAGCGCAACGGTGTGCTGTTTTATCTGGCCTGGAAAACCCGGCAGTTTGCCGTTATCGGCGACGCGGGCATTAACGCCACCGTGCCCGACGATTTTTGGGAAACCACCAAGGAGGCCGTGCTGGAACAGTTTCGGGGCAAGCATTTGGCGGCGGGGCTGGCCCGCGGTATTCAGCTGGTAGGCGAGCAGCTGCACCGCTATTTCCCGTATGACGCCGCCACCGACCAAAACGAGCTGGACGATTCCATCTCGTATGGTTCTTCTACCTCGCCACCGCACGCATGA
- a CDS encoding TPM domain-containing protein, whose product MTYPTPTLFLSRVSAAVALLLLLCSWLPAAAQTIPPRPNPPRLVNDLAGMMSADEVASLERKLVAYDDSTSSQIAVVTVPNLDGDDIANYAQQLYESWGIGRKGKDNGILVLVAAQERRARIQTGYGLEGAVPDALAKRIISNTIVPAFKQERYYEGLNTATDELIALAKGEYKADPKEQRRNRDSSGSGFPFWLIILALVLFWFLSRRGGGGGRGGRRNRGSGGMFIPPVIFGDFSGGRGTFGGGGGGFGGGGFGGFGGGSSGGGGASGNW is encoded by the coding sequence ATGACCTATCCTACCCCTACGCTATTTCTTTCGCGTGTATCGGCCGCCGTTGCGCTGCTGCTCCTACTGTGCAGCTGGCTGCCGGCCGCGGCTCAGACCATTCCGCCGCGCCCCAATCCGCCGCGGCTGGTAAATGACTTGGCCGGTATGATGAGCGCCGATGAGGTAGCCAGCCTGGAACGCAAGCTGGTGGCCTACGACGACAGCACTTCCTCGCAGATTGCTGTGGTAACGGTGCCCAACCTCGACGGCGACGACATTGCCAATTACGCCCAGCAGCTCTACGAAAGCTGGGGCATTGGCCGCAAGGGCAAAGACAATGGTATTTTGGTGCTGGTGGCCGCCCAGGAGCGTCGCGCCCGCATCCAGACCGGCTATGGCCTGGAAGGCGCCGTGCCCGACGCCCTGGCCAAGCGCATCATCAGCAATACCATTGTGCCCGCCTTCAAGCAGGAGCGCTACTACGAGGGCCTCAACACCGCCACCGACGAGCTAATTGCTCTGGCCAAAGGTGAGTATAAAGCCGACCCCAAAGAGCAGCGCCGCAACCGCGACTCGTCGGGCTCGGGCTTTCCGTTTTGGCTGATCATCCTGGCCCTAGTGCTGTTCTGGTTCCTGAGCCGGCGCGGTGGCGGCGGGGGTAGGGGCGGCCGACGCAACCGCGGCAGCGGCGGCATGTTCATCCCGCCCGTCATCTTCGGCGACTTCTCCGGCGGCCGCGGCACTTTTGGCGGAGGCGGTGGTGGCTTCGGGGGCGGCGGCTTTGGCGGTTTCGGCGGTGGCAGCTCCGGCGGCGGCGGCGCCAGCGGCAACTGGTGA
- a CDS encoding 3'-5' exonuclease, which produces MRYVSLDLETTGGNFERHQILELAAVVEDTKHLLPLAELPSFRRVVRHPEYVGSAGALALNARLLEELARKEPNPELCMPEELLPQLREFLLAQGFKTDKKNCVTFTIAGKNVAVFDVPFLRRLPGYGTLVRTEPATLDPAAFYLNWHKDTRLPTMQICKARAKFEDDTVAHEALADALDVVRLLRPFYMVK; this is translated from the coding sequence ATGCGCTACGTCTCCCTCGACCTCGAAACCACCGGCGGCAACTTCGAACGGCACCAGATTCTGGAGCTGGCCGCCGTAGTAGAAGACACCAAACACCTGTTACCCCTGGCCGAACTGCCCAGCTTCCGGCGGGTGGTGCGCCACCCCGAGTATGTGGGCTCGGCCGGCGCGCTGGCCCTAAACGCCCGGCTGTTGGAAGAGCTAGCCCGCAAAGAGCCCAACCCCGAACTGTGCATGCCCGAGGAGCTACTGCCGCAACTGCGCGAGTTTCTGCTGGCGCAAGGCTTCAAAACCGACAAGAAAAACTGCGTCACCTTCACTATTGCCGGCAAAAACGTGGCGGTGTTCGACGTGCCGTTTCTGCGCCGCCTACCCGGCTACGGCACGCTGGTGCGCACGGAGCCCGCTACCCTCGACCCGGCCGCGTTTTACCTCAACTGGCACAAAGACACGCGCCTGCCTACTATGCAAATCTGCAAGGCCCGCGCAAAGTTTGAGGACGATACCGTAGCACACGAGGCGCTGGCAGACGCGCTGGATGTGGTGCGCCTGTTAAGGCCGTTTTATATGGTGAAATAG